The Eubacterium maltosivorans genome includes the window ACCGGTAACATTACCAGTGAGCTGGCAAAAAAGGACTACGCGGTAACCGCTGTGGATTTGTCCGAGGAAATGCTGACCGTCGCGGATGAGAAAATCGCCGAGCTGGGCCTTTCAAATGTCCGCTTTTTCATGGGAGATATGAGTAATTTTCAGATCGGCGAAGAATTTGACGCGGTGGTTTCCTGCTGTGACAGCGTCAACTACCTGCCCGACAAGGACGCGGTTCAGAACTTCATTTATTGCAGCCAGGATGCCCTTAAAAGCGGCGGACTGCTCCTTTTTGACATCAATACCCCAGTCAAGTTTAAAGAGGTTATCAAGGACAATACCTATGTCTATGACCTGGACAATGTCTACTGCGTGTGGGAAAATTCGCCGGACTTCGAAACCGGACGTATGGACTATGACCTCTCCTTCTTTATAAAAGAGGAGGATGGCCGATACTCCCGTTACGATGAAAGCCAGAGCCAGTATATTTATACAGTAGAAGAAATTTACCACATGCTCAAGAACGCGGGCTTTATCAATATTAAAATCTACGCTTTTGGCACCTTCCTGCAGGGAAGCAACGAATGCGACCGCGTCCAGTTTGTGGCCGAAAAAAAATAAATTCAAATTTTTTTAAAATTTGGCTGAATTGCAAGTCAAAACGCGAAATAAATTACAATAAGTTCAAATCTGAAAGGGCGTTCTTAAGACAATAGCTAGAGCTTTGAAATCCAAACATTTTACGCGGATAATTATTGATAAAGTCGGTAATCTCTTTGATAGTAGCTTTGCTTATTTTTGCAATATTAGCACCCTTTGGAATAAAACGCCTGATAAAGCGATTATAGTTTTCATTACTGCCGCGCTCAAAAGCAGAGTAAGCGTGACAGTAATAAGCAACGGTGCGC containing:
- a CDS encoding class I SAM-dependent DNA methyltransferase, producing MYEEFAQVYDDLMREIDYKQWGDYVFRLLLNAKSEVKSVLEFGCGTGNITSELAKKDYAVTAVDLSEEMLTVADEKIAELGLSNVRFFMGDMSNFQIGEEFDAVVSCCDSVNYLPDKDAVQNFIYCSQDALKSGGLLLFDINTPVKFKEVIKDNTYVYDLDNVYCVWENSPDFETGRMDYDLSFFIKEEDGRYSRYDESQSQYIYTVEEIYHMLKNAGFINIKIYAFGTFLQGSNECDRVQFVAEKK